From a region of the Candidatus Eremiobacteraceae bacterium genome:
- a CDS encoding APC family permease produces the protein MAQRGLARVLGLGDLSILASASMAPAYSIATTFGIMIAAAGAGAPLALLFLAIPVGFIALAFHRLCAVRPDAGSTYAWSRIVFGRTAGAFSAWIVVLSYFFGAVAAVVPAGTYTLELLSNPQIHLLSPSLVDQPAAVAVAGGLWVIGASALLIGGVKPTANASGLFLWIEIGALLAFVGIAFAHPVAHGAAPVTSLFTLGPLGLAGFASATVSAIWVIDGWEVSSCTSEEGKGTTKDPGKGGIIGLIATTALTLLCMVAFMRIGPLRAFSDHSSDTLAYIAGQLGGGVYTDIMIAVVLLSTGATLWTTQLGLSRIAFSMARDRLFPRVLTDVHPQFGTPHISIATINVGVLVVTLLTGFAPNVNAQWTYVLDTETFVLGLTFIITGLACATHFLRAGVPATDLTRVVLPMIGVVTIVALLAVNFASLAPNVQWLAVGALAVGVVYAAAMRRRLVPLEQRPAA, from the coding sequence GTGGCGCAACGGGGTCTCGCCCGGGTCTTGGGCCTGGGCGACCTTTCGATTCTTGCTTCCGCCAGCATGGCTCCCGCGTATTCCATCGCAACCACTTTCGGCATCATGATCGCGGCCGCCGGCGCGGGCGCGCCGCTCGCCCTGCTGTTCCTCGCGATTCCCGTCGGCTTCATCGCGCTCGCTTTCCATAGACTGTGCGCCGTCCGACCGGATGCGGGTTCAACGTATGCGTGGTCGCGCATCGTGTTCGGTCGTACGGCCGGCGCGTTTTCGGCGTGGATCGTCGTGCTCTCGTATTTCTTCGGCGCAGTCGCAGCGGTCGTTCCCGCCGGAACGTATACGCTCGAGCTGCTCTCAAATCCGCAGATCCATCTGCTGAGCCCGTCACTCGTCGACCAGCCTGCCGCAGTCGCGGTGGCCGGCGGGCTGTGGGTGATCGGCGCGAGCGCCTTGCTCATCGGCGGCGTAAAACCGACTGCCAACGCTTCGGGTCTTTTCCTCTGGATCGAGATCGGTGCGCTGCTCGCGTTTGTCGGCATCGCTTTCGCGCATCCCGTGGCACACGGCGCCGCGCCGGTCACGTCGCTTTTCACGCTTGGGCCGCTGGGACTAGCCGGCTTTGCAAGCGCCACGGTTTCGGCAATTTGGGTGATCGACGGCTGGGAAGTCTCGAGCTGCACATCGGAAGAGGGCAAAGGCACCACAAAGGATCCAGGCAAAGGCGGCATCATAGGATTGATCGCGACCACCGCGCTGACGCTGCTCTGCATGGTCGCGTTCATGCGTATCGGGCCGTTGCGTGCGTTCTCAGATCACTCGTCGGACACGCTCGCGTACATCGCCGGACAGCTGGGCGGCGGCGTCTATACGGATATCATGATCGCCGTCGTGCTGCTTTCCACAGGTGCGACGTTGTGGACCACACAGCTCGGCCTCTCGCGCATCGCATTTTCGATGGCTCGCGATCGGCTTTTCCCGCGCGTGCTGACCGACGTGCATCCGCAGTTCGGCACGCCGCATATCAGCATCGCGACGATCAACGTCGGCGTGCTCGTGGTCACGCTGCTGACGGGGTTCGCGCCGAACGTCAACGCGCAGTGGACATACGTTCTCGATACCGAGACGTTCGTGCTCGGGCTCACGTTCATCATCACCGGCCTCGCCTGCGCGACGCACTTCCTACGGGCAGGCGTGCCGGCCACCGATCTCACGCGGGTCGTTTTGCCGATGATCGGCGTCGTGACGATCGTGGCGTTGCTGGCCGTCAATTTCGCAAGCCTTGCGCCGAATGTCCAGTGGCTGGCGGTCGGGGCGCTTGCGGTCGGTGTGGTGTATGCCGCCGCGATGCGGCGGCGCCTTGTGCCCTTGGAGCAACGTCCCGCGGCATAA
- a CDS encoding S8 family serine peptidase, whose product MKSVRIVLFATILASASMSLSACGGSSSTPAPTPSSSPPPCSTMQSIEKRVTGPDGRPMAIRVALPADKLPQYDPTRIVVRFAPSAFRADQAAKIESQVSRIGATPLGLTNSLGFQVFTMPRGSDSDRAIAAMRAMPGVQSVTHDAYRYALAVPNDPSMQNDYMQWSMFDINMPGAWNLSTGNPAVRIAVIDTGVDLTNADVATKVVGQHVFVSGAPVGATVQDDDGHGTNVSGIAAADTNNALDVAGVGYNVGLVDVRVFGHPTQACQNPSAFASDIANGILWAISPPQSANVINLSLGSASADPNEESAVATAIAQGVSVVAAAGNDGANSIDFPAADAGVIAVGATVLNDVTPNDPTGAVEVVAGYSNFGPQLAVVAPGGGPTQAQVSACAQNFASCDYLQWIWNLYSNTAFGGGASEALFAGTSQATPHVAGLVALMKSKALADGKSLSPATARQLIVTHAVNIGDPHQGAGRIDAQATLADPQI is encoded by the coding sequence ATGAAATCGGTCCGGATTGTCCTGTTCGCCACGATCCTTGCGTCAGCGAGCATGTCGCTTTCTGCATGCGGGGGCAGCAGCTCGACTCCCGCTCCGACACCGAGTTCAAGTCCGCCGCCCTGCAGCACGATGCAATCGATCGAAAAACGCGTGACCGGGCCGGACGGCAGGCCGATGGCGATCCGCGTCGCGCTGCCTGCGGACAAGTTGCCCCAATACGATCCGACGCGAATCGTCGTCCGGTTCGCGCCGTCCGCATTTCGCGCAGACCAGGCGGCAAAAATAGAAAGTCAAGTCAGCAGGATAGGCGCAACGCCGCTGGGCCTGACGAACAGCCTCGGGTTCCAAGTCTTCACAATGCCGCGCGGGAGTGATTCCGATCGCGCGATCGCCGCCATGCGCGCTATGCCCGGTGTCCAATCGGTGACGCACGATGCCTACCGGTACGCACTCGCCGTGCCCAACGACCCTTCGATGCAGAACGATTACATGCAATGGAGCATGTTCGATATCAATATGCCTGGTGCATGGAATCTGTCGACGGGCAATCCGGCCGTGAGGATCGCCGTCATCGACACGGGTGTCGATCTGACAAACGCTGACGTGGCGACCAAAGTCGTGGGTCAGCATGTTTTCGTATCCGGGGCGCCGGTAGGCGCAACTGTCCAAGACGATGATGGCCACGGCACCAATGTCAGCGGCATCGCCGCCGCAGACACGAACAACGCGCTTGACGTAGCAGGCGTCGGCTACAACGTCGGCCTTGTCGATGTCCGCGTGTTCGGCCACCCGACGCAGGCGTGCCAGAATCCGAGCGCCTTTGCGAGCGATATCGCCAACGGCATACTCTGGGCGATCTCTCCGCCGCAGAGCGCAAACGTCATCAATTTGAGCCTGGGATCGGCGAGTGCGGATCCGAACGAAGAGAGCGCGGTAGCCACAGCGATCGCCCAAGGCGTCTCGGTCGTCGCAGCGGCAGGCAACGACGGCGCGAACTCCATCGATTTCCCCGCGGCCGACGCGGGAGTGATCGCGGTCGGCGCTACGGTGTTGAACGACGTGACTCCGAACGATCCGACGGGAGCCGTCGAAGTCGTGGCGGGCTATTCAAACTTCGGGCCGCAGCTCGCGGTCGTCGCGCCGGGCGGCGGCCCGACGCAGGCGCAAGTGTCCGCCTGCGCGCAGAACTTCGCGAGTTGCGACTACTTGCAATGGATCTGGAACCTCTATTCAAACACCGCTTTCGGCGGCGGCGCATCTGAGGCGCTCTTCGCGGGCACGTCGCAAGCCACGCCGCACGTAGCGGGCCTTGTCGCGCTCATGAAGAGCAAGGCGCTCGCCGACGGCAAATCGCTCTCGCCGGCGACGGCACGCCAGCTCATCGTCACCCATGCCGTCAACATAGGCGATCCGCACCAGGGGGCCGGCCGCATCGACGCGCAGGCGACGCTGGCCGATCCGCAGATCTGA
- a CDS encoding competence/damage-inducible protein A encodes MARAEIITIGTEMLLGQLVDTNTAEIAKSLFEIGVDVYRETSVGDNEDRIATAVREGLARADVIVCAGGLGPTVDDMTRGAIAAAVGVPLLADEASMRHLEALFARVGRPMAENNRQQAHFPLGAEIFPNPHGSAPGFVVERDGRAVLALPGPPRELLPMLRDCAIPWIERRFEPGAALVTRVLRTAGVGESDLDARIADLFRAQKNPSIAMLAHPGLVDVKLTAKAETRARAAAMIDELEAIVRRRLGDCVYGTGDDSLAGVIGDQLRSHALSLAVGESCTGGQLSAAFVAVPGASEYFRGGCIAYADQAKTSLLGVAPDLLERHGAVSEAVAAAMALGAQSSLGADVAMSTTGVAGPGGGTAEKPVGLVYVGLAMPGGAVTVRRLDWPGAREAIQRRAVVAALTMLWRELSIRAAA; translated from the coding sequence ATGGCGCGCGCTGAGATCATCACCATCGGCACCGAGATGCTGCTCGGTCAACTCGTCGACACCAACACCGCGGAAATCGCGAAGTCGCTCTTCGAGATCGGCGTGGACGTGTATCGCGAGACATCCGTCGGCGACAACGAAGATCGTATCGCGACAGCAGTGCGCGAAGGCCTCGCTCGCGCAGACGTGATCGTATGCGCGGGAGGACTCGGGCCCACCGTCGATGACATGACGCGAGGGGCTATCGCGGCTGCCGTCGGGGTCCCGCTCTTGGCGGATGAGGCGAGCATGCGCCACCTCGAAGCGCTCTTCGCGCGTGTGGGCCGGCCGATGGCCGAGAACAACCGTCAGCAAGCGCATTTTCCGCTCGGCGCAGAGATATTTCCCAACCCGCACGGCTCCGCACCCGGCTTCGTGGTCGAGCGTGACGGGCGCGCGGTGTTGGCTTTGCCGGGACCACCGCGCGAACTGCTGCCGATGCTTCGCGACTGTGCTATCCCATGGATCGAACGCCGATTCGAGCCGGGCGCCGCCCTTGTCACGCGCGTACTTCGAACGGCCGGTGTCGGAGAGTCCGATCTGGATGCGCGCATCGCAGATCTGTTCCGGGCACAGAAGAATCCCAGCATCGCAATGCTGGCGCATCCCGGTCTCGTCGACGTCAAGTTGACGGCGAAGGCTGAAACGCGGGCACGTGCAGCGGCGATGATCGATGAACTCGAGGCGATCGTGCGCCGGCGTTTGGGCGATTGCGTGTACGGCACCGGGGACGATTCGCTCGCCGGCGTCATCGGCGATCAGCTGCGAAGTCACGCTCTGTCGCTTGCCGTCGGCGAATCGTGCACGGGAGGCCAGCTGAGCGCGGCGTTCGTCGCCGTGCCCGGCGCGTCGGAGTACTTCCGCGGCGGCTGCATCGCGTACGCCGATCAAGCGAAGACCTCGCTGCTCGGCGTCGCGCCGGATCTGCTCGAACGCCACGGCGCCGTCAGCGAAGCGGTGGCAGCCGCGATGGCATTGGGTGCGCAGTCATCCCTGGGCGCGGACGTCGCCATGTCGACGACGGGCGTCGCCGGCCCCGGCGGCGGCACTGCGGAAAAACCGGTCGGGCTCGTCTACGTCGGCCTGGCGATGCCAGGGGGCGCGGTAACCGTCAGGCGGCTCGATTGGCCCGGGGCGCGCGAAGCCATCCAGCGCCGTGCCGTCGTCGCCGCGCTGACCATGCTTTGGCGCGAGCTTTCGATTCGTGCAGCCGCATAG
- a CDS encoding APC family permease, translating to MATEAIRGVAHSGLRRNCLSVWEVTAQSVANISPTATPALVVPVVFAITGNGTWLAYVFSTLALILVTLCINQFARRSASPGSLYTFVAQGLGPTWGVITGWSLVIAYLVIGGSVLAALANYITVLAQAAGIGQFDQGLTFAAIVAGGIGAWFIAYRDIKLSAQLMLALEFASIALILILVAAYFLKTHHAIDPAQLALKGVSAASFRQGLVLAIFSYVGFESATALGHEAKDPLRTIPRAVIGTVIAVGVLFVVTSYTLVLAFHGQSTTLDQANAPLSVLSQLAGIPAFGIVIAAGAATSFFACALACINSGSRVLFAMARHGLFHASAGDVHASHSTPHVAVNLSSLVVLIVPLVLFARHTALLDIFGYLGTIGTLAVLFAYLLVAVAAPLYLRKRGELTVSAAVIALAAVVAVLVPILGSLFPVPPAPYNILPYVFLGLLAVGGGRFAYLAVAKPTVIKEIEADLLVQGEGA from the coding sequence ATGGCAACCGAAGCGATCCGGGGCGTCGCGCACTCAGGTTTACGGCGCAACTGCCTGTCGGTCTGGGAAGTCACCGCGCAGTCTGTCGCAAACATCTCGCCGACCGCCACGCCGGCGCTCGTCGTACCAGTCGTCTTCGCCATCACGGGCAACGGCACGTGGCTCGCGTATGTCTTTTCGACGCTCGCGCTCATCCTCGTCACGCTCTGCATCAACCAGTTCGCGCGCCGATCGGCCTCACCAGGTTCGCTCTACACGTTCGTCGCGCAGGGGCTTGGCCCGACGTGGGGCGTGATCACCGGCTGGTCGCTCGTCATCGCGTATCTCGTCATCGGCGGATCCGTGCTTGCGGCGCTGGCCAACTACATCACCGTGCTCGCGCAAGCGGCCGGCATCGGACAATTCGATCAAGGTTTGACGTTCGCGGCAATCGTCGCCGGCGGTATCGGCGCGTGGTTCATAGCGTATCGCGACATCAAGCTGTCGGCGCAACTCATGCTCGCGCTCGAGTTCGCGTCGATCGCATTGATCCTCATCCTCGTGGCCGCATACTTCCTCAAGACCCACCACGCCATCGACCCGGCGCAGTTGGCGCTCAAAGGCGTTTCGGCTGCGAGTTTCCGCCAAGGACTCGTGCTCGCGATCTTCAGTTATGTCGGGTTCGAGAGCGCGACTGCGCTCGGCCACGAAGCGAAAGATCCTTTGCGGACGATTCCGCGCGCCGTCATCGGTACGGTCATCGCCGTCGGCGTGCTGTTCGTCGTGACCTCATACACGCTCGTGCTCGCGTTTCACGGTCAATCCACGACGCTCGACCAGGCCAATGCGCCGCTGAGCGTCCTCTCTCAACTCGCCGGAATACCGGCGTTCGGCATCGTGATTGCCGCCGGCGCAGCGACGAGTTTCTTCGCGTGCGCGCTCGCGTGCATCAATTCCGGATCGCGCGTGCTCTTCGCGATGGCCCGGCACGGCCTGTTCCATGCGTCGGCCGGTGATGTGCACGCAAGCCATTCGACGCCGCATGTCGCCGTGAACCTTTCGTCTCTCGTCGTTCTGATCGTGCCGCTCGTGCTCTTCGCTCGTCACACCGCGCTCTTGGACATCTTCGGCTATCTCGGCACGATCGGCACGCTCGCCGTGCTGTTCGCGTATCTGCTCGTCGCGGTGGCGGCGCCGCTCTACCTCCGCAAGCGCGGCGAACTCACGGTATCGGCGGCGGTTATCGCATTGGCCGCGGTCGTCGCGGTTCTCGTGCCGATCCTCGGCAGTCTCTTCCCTGTGCCGCCGGCACCGTACAACATCCTTCCGTATGTCTTCTTAGGCCTTCTGGCCGTCGGCGGAGGTCGATTCGCGTATCTTGCCGTCGCCAAGCCGACGGTCATCAAAGAGATCGAAGCCGATCTTCTCGTGCAAGGCGAGGGCGCGTAG
- a CDS encoding NAD(P)/FAD-dependent oxidoreductase — MARSGLTDGLRRAHAAYLGSAATGLPVDEVDALQEQALSDRRTFLAGAGAALAAAALRPTPAFAGSAPRVVIVGAGLGGLTCAYRLHQAGVKAAIYEANSGVGGRTWTLRDYFDDGQIAENGGEFISSEHASIRALAKELGLDLVDVRAAQTAGTQELYFVRGERYTYREMLADYAHVYPKIKAAADAGYPCVYNKYTPAGKALDQMSAREWIERNIPGGTSSKIGWLLDIDATTENGGEADKQSSLELIGMLGYMPSYNPRGGFYLVGTDERYCVKGGNDQIAARLASALPDGTVHTNSALVALRRRSDGSYVCTFESQMQSVDVAADHVILALPFTTLRRVDLSRAGFDALKMRAIRELPLGTNTKIYMQFTSRPWLHTGYNGFTYADTGYQQTLDSSRGQAGDSGILEFYSGGVVGASHGPVSFAPASAETARKQLAGLEPLYPGITKAWNGKAFLDYWTGDRWHKGSYSYWAVGQCTGFAGYERARQSNVHFCGEHTAVNFQGFMNGAVATGEAAADEILGLRKARNI, encoded by the coding sequence ATGGCGCGTTCGGGATTGACCGACGGGCTGCGGCGCGCGCATGCGGCCTATCTCGGTTCGGCGGCGACCGGACTGCCGGTCGACGAAGTCGACGCGTTGCAAGAGCAAGCGCTGTCTGACCGGCGCACCTTTCTCGCCGGCGCCGGCGCCGCTCTCGCGGCAGCGGCGCTCCGGCCGACGCCCGCGTTCGCAGGAAGCGCACCGCGCGTCGTCATCGTCGGCGCCGGTCTTGGCGGGCTGACGTGCGCATATCGCCTGCATCAAGCCGGCGTCAAAGCAGCCATTTACGAAGCCAACAGCGGTGTTGGCGGTCGAACGTGGACGCTGCGCGACTACTTCGACGATGGTCAGATCGCGGAGAACGGCGGCGAATTCATCTCGAGCGAACACGCATCGATCCGCGCGCTCGCCAAAGAACTTGGATTGGACCTCGTCGACGTTCGCGCAGCTCAAACGGCGGGGACCCAAGAACTCTATTTCGTCCGCGGCGAGCGCTACACATATCGCGAGATGCTCGCAGATTACGCGCACGTCTATCCCAAGATCAAAGCGGCTGCCGACGCCGGTTATCCATGCGTCTACAATAAGTACACGCCCGCCGGAAAGGCGCTCGACCAGATGTCCGCCCGAGAGTGGATAGAGAGGAACATCCCCGGCGGCACGTCTTCGAAGATCGGCTGGCTGCTCGACATCGATGCCACGACCGAGAACGGCGGCGAAGCCGACAAGCAGTCATCGCTGGAGCTCATCGGGATGCTCGGCTACATGCCGTCCTACAATCCAAGAGGCGGCTTCTATCTCGTCGGCACCGACGAGAGATATTGCGTCAAGGGCGGAAACGATCAGATCGCGGCGCGGCTCGCGAGCGCGCTGCCGGATGGCACCGTGCACACCAACAGCGCACTCGTCGCGCTGCGTCGGCGTTCCGACGGCTCCTACGTCTGCACGTTTGAGTCGCAGATGCAGAGCGTCGACGTCGCCGCGGACCACGTGATTTTGGCACTCCCGTTCACGACGTTGCGCCGCGTGGATCTCTCGCGCGCCGGCTTCGACGCGTTGAAGATGCGCGCGATCCGCGAACTGCCGCTCGGCACGAACACGAAGATCTATATGCAGTTCACAAGCCGTCCGTGGCTGCACACGGGATACAACGGGTTCACCTATGCGGACACAGGCTATCAGCAGACGCTTGATTCAAGCCGCGGGCAAGCGGGCGATAGCGGCATTCTCGAATTCTACTCAGGCGGAGTCGTAGGCGCTTCCCATGGACCGGTATCGTTCGCGCCCGCATCGGCGGAAACAGCGCGCAAACAACTGGCGGGCCTCGAGCCGCTCTATCCCGGCATCACGAAAGCCTGGAACGGCAAAGCATTTCTGGACTACTGGACGGGCGATCGCTGGCACAAAGGATCGTATTCATACTGGGCCGTCGGCCAGTGCACCGGATTCGCAGGTTACGAACGCGCGCGTCAATCCAACGTTCACTTCTGCGGCGAGCACACGGCGGTGAACTTCCAGGGTTTTATGAACGGCGCCGTCGCGACCGGTGAAGCGGCCGCCGACGAGATCCTCGGGCTACGCAAAGCCCGTAACATCTGA
- a CDS encoding TonB-dependent receptor, which translates to MLRRLVIALLACVVCASSGLPAAAGTTGTLRGRVVDSGTGAPVADAKIAVSSPSQSETGVSDAGGFFSFLSLSPDTYTVTATKANYDVASVPGVTVISDQVRSVTISLRLSVRTLATVSTRGTASLVRPGTTSDVYSVNAAAQRASASLAGSGGLNQAYSSIASAAGVVYPQGQQGWNQSVFIRGGDYDQVAYEVDGIPVVRQSDSSPVATLTSLGNQEVQVYTGGTPASADASGLAGYVNQVIKSGTYPGYANFTAGVGAPALYNKALFEYSGATPDRNISYYIATAIISQDYRYGSENNGVSNPLFFYPLYIPSHNGQSSGGYCNIAPCVFDGSGTPIFAPGYNNAIGHTDDHETLLNFHYRLGHRYDSNKDDVQLLYMNGDILQKFYGSPDDLQWFVNGFPQATFGGNVPFFDGFAYNGQVFAPPDPTKGSVVLFPNVTHQVGDIIPPEMREGSDNGVGLTKLQYQRNINAKSFLRLFGYSQYANWFITGPVSAQQTYGGQLPDYEVLDHTYGANLVYSNQLSDKHLLNFTASYLTAKLQTYSAQFYSFNYFWNAQSNLIDGAGNCYSYVTGVRTSCFNATDGAGNPTFGNITGIVGGQAQGLSPGSPPAGSPAALAGAQWIVTENGQAAQVDNVTPYTTGFSLTDNYRPNDKLSLTLGIRLENYKFRLQDLSSGYPARAFWFKAFNNEYCTDPGVGAVQRSFDPNTGAESPCPAGTTPSQLANFAGGTENFTVPQPRVAFSYSLSPDTVIRGSYGRYARPPSTSYQEYNTFQQNLPGFIGQFVGFGYNTPVHPVYPDTSNNFDLSLEQHLRGTDIAYKITPFLRDTQNQLQNIALNAQGVDAGINTGLARSTGVEVALNKGNFDRDGFAFDVSATWTHTVVKYGPFPNGKNVIDLLNNYIAAYNAFTSAGGGSATYVNNGVTVSNPYFNDKPQPLFDRNGEYTPYDLIPSPFNGAIGYDVPFTASFVLGYKHAKFNISPTFTFSSGTWYGSPLVWPGYDPTSCTGVVSGTTADTTTCSNFIFIPDKYTGVFDNMGAFREPSRLTANLALSYDVTPRIKTTLTFANLVDQCFQRGEPWDAGNTCIYAQLASNLLAPAGNFVANPPIQLRYPYGNWYYNQQVGAEGQKIPLQATLETNFKL; encoded by the coding sequence TTGCTTCGCCGATTGGTCATAGCGCTACTCGCGTGCGTGGTGTGCGCCTCGTCGGGGCTGCCTGCCGCGGCGGGCACAACGGGCACTTTGCGCGGCAGGGTCGTGGATTCAGGCACGGGCGCGCCGGTGGCGGACGCGAAGATCGCGGTCTCCTCGCCGTCGCAATCGGAGACAGGCGTCAGCGATGCGGGCGGGTTCTTCAGTTTCCTTTCGCTTTCACCGGATACGTACACCGTGACGGCCACGAAGGCGAACTACGACGTCGCGAGCGTCCCCGGCGTCACGGTGATCTCCGACCAGGTCCGCAGCGTCACCATAAGCCTGCGACTATCCGTGCGGACCCTGGCGACCGTCTCGACGCGAGGCACGGCGTCGCTGGTGAGACCGGGCACGACAAGCGACGTCTACTCCGTCAACGCGGCTGCGCAACGCGCGTCGGCTTCGCTCGCCGGATCCGGCGGCCTCAATCAGGCGTATAGTTCGATCGCGAGCGCTGCGGGCGTCGTATATCCGCAGGGTCAGCAAGGTTGGAACCAGAGCGTCTTCATCCGCGGCGGCGACTACGATCAGGTCGCGTACGAAGTGGACGGCATACCCGTGGTCCGGCAATCCGACTCGTCGCCCGTTGCGACGCTCACGAGCCTCGGCAATCAGGAAGTCCAGGTCTATACGGGCGGCACACCCGCGTCCGCCGACGCGTCCGGACTAGCCGGGTACGTCAACCAGGTCATAAAAAGCGGTACGTATCCGGGCTATGCGAATTTCACCGCGGGCGTCGGCGCTCCCGCGCTTTACAACAAGGCGCTGTTCGAGTACAGCGGCGCGACCCCGGACCGCAATATCAGTTACTACATCGCGACGGCCATCATCAGTCAAGACTATCGTTACGGTTCGGAAAACAACGGCGTGAGCAATCCGCTTTTCTTCTATCCACTATACATCCCGTCGCACAACGGACAATCTTCCGGCGGCTATTGCAACATCGCGCCCTGCGTTTTCGACGGCTCGGGCACGCCGATATTCGCTCCTGGATACAACAACGCGATCGGTCACACCGATGATCATGAGACGTTGTTGAACTTCCACTACCGCCTTGGCCATCGATACGATTCGAACAAGGACGACGTGCAGCTGCTCTACATGAACGGCGATATCTTGCAGAAGTTCTACGGCTCGCCCGATGACCTTCAATGGTTCGTCAACGGTTTTCCGCAAGCGACGTTTGGCGGCAACGTGCCGTTCTTCGACGGCTTTGCATACAACGGCCAAGTCTTCGCGCCGCCGGATCCGACTAAGGGATCGGTCGTGCTGTTCCCCAACGTCACACATCAAGTCGGCGATATCATCCCACCCGAGATGCGCGAGGGCTCGGATAATGGCGTCGGGCTGACGAAGCTGCAGTACCAGCGCAACATCAACGCAAAAAGTTTCCTGCGGCTCTTCGGTTACTCGCAGTATGCCAACTGGTTCATAACCGGACCCGTAAGCGCACAACAGACGTACGGCGGACAGCTTCCCGATTACGAAGTGCTCGATCACACGTATGGTGCGAACCTCGTCTATTCGAACCAGCTCAGCGACAAGCACCTGCTCAACTTCACGGCCTCGTATCTCACAGCGAAGCTGCAGACCTATAGCGCGCAGTTCTACAGTTTCAACTACTTCTGGAACGCGCAGTCGAATCTCATCGATGGCGCAGGCAACTGCTATAGCTACGTCACAGGCGTGCGCACGAGCTGCTTCAACGCGACGGATGGAGCGGGAAATCCCACTTTTGGCAACATCACGGGGATAGTCGGCGGACAAGCACAAGGCTTGAGTCCGGGAAGTCCGCCGGCCGGTTCGCCGGCTGCGCTCGCCGGAGCTCAATGGATCGTCACAGAGAACGGCCAGGCCGCGCAGGTGGATAACGTCACCCCCTACACGACCGGCTTCTCGCTCACCGACAACTACCGCCCGAATGACAAGCTGAGCCTGACGCTCGGCATCCGGCTTGAGAACTACAAGTTCCGGCTTCAGGATCTTTCGTCGGGCTATCCAGCAAGAGCGTTCTGGTTCAAGGCGTTCAACAACGAGTATTGCACGGATCCAGGCGTGGGCGCCGTTCAACGGTCGTTTGATCCGAACACCGGTGCAGAGTCACCGTGCCCGGCGGGAACAACCCCGTCGCAGCTTGCGAATTTCGCGGGCGGCACGGAGAATTTCACGGTTCCGCAGCCGCGCGTGGCGTTCTCGTACTCGCTCTCGCCGGATACGGTTATCCGCGGCTCTTACGGGAGATATGCGCGACCGCCGTCCACATCGTATCAGGAGTACAACACGTTCCAGCAGAACCTGCCGGGCTTCATCGGTCAGTTTGTCGGGTTCGGCTACAATACGCCCGTGCATCCTGTCTATCCCGACACGTCGAACAACTTCGATCTGTCGCTCGAGCAGCATCTCCGCGGCACCGACATCGCCTACAAGATCACTCCGTTCTTGCGCGACACTCAGAATCAGCTGCAGAACATCGCACTCAACGCGCAAGGCGTCGACGCCGGCATCAACACCGGCCTCGCGCGATCGACAGGCGTGGAGGTCGCTCTCAACAAAGGCAATTTCGACCGCGACGGCTTTGCATTCGACGTTTCGGCGACATGGACGCACACGGTCGTCAAGTACGGGCCGTTCCCAAACGGCAAGAACGTCATCGATCTCCTCAACAATTACATCGCTGCGTACAACGCGTTTACATCCGCGGGCGGCGGTTCGGCCACCTACGTGAATAACGGCGTGACGGTTTCCAACCCCTACTTCAACGACAAGCCCCAGCCGCTGTTCGATCGCAACGGCGAATACACGCCGTATGACCTGATCCCGTCGCCGTTCAACGGAGCGATCGGGTACGACGTGCCGTTCACGGCCTCGTTCGTCCTCGGTTATAAACACGCGAAGTTCAACATCAGTCCCACGTTCACTTTCAGCTCCGGCACGTGGTACGGATCGCCGCTCGTCTGGCCCGGATATGATCCCACGTCCTGCACCGGCGTCGTCAGCGGCACGACTGCGGACACGACGACGTGTTCGAACTTCATCTTCATCCCCGATAAATACACGGGCGTTTTCGATAACATGGGGGCGTTTCGTGAGCCGTCGCGTCTGACCGCCAATCTCGCGCTTTCGTACGACGTGACGCCTCGTATCAAGACCACCTTGACGTTTGCCAACCTCGTGGATCAGTGCTTCCAGCGCGGCGAGCCGTGGGATGCGGGCAATACGTGCATCTACGCCCAGCTCGCATCGAATCTGCTCGCACCCGCGGGCAATTTCGTCGCGAACCCGCCGATTCAGTTGCGCTACCCCTACGGCAATTGGTACTACAATCAGCAAGTCGGTGCGGAAGGCCAGAAGATCCCGCTTCAGGCGACGCTCGAGACGAACTTCAAACTCTAA